In one Vicugna pacos chromosome 22, VicPac4, whole genome shotgun sequence genomic region, the following are encoded:
- the HAUS8 gene encoding HAUS augmin-like complex subunit 8 isoform X3 has product MADTSGRGAGKPSSGGPSTPSCAKIKGRRIQGGRVVESRYLQYEKKTTKKAPATDALKTSGKMPEGGRKPNPLQKSKGLLIGPTDSSGVGKGDLQSTLLEGHGTAPPDLDLSAINDKSVVRKTPQLEKTMSKKAESSSFSTSRKKSPDLSEAMEMMESQTLLLTLLTTKMENGLAAFEEKAERNLLMMCEEKETLQKKAHELKCKLLLGQKKRELAEVLDTQIEMLSPYEAVAGRFKEQYKTFATALDTTRHELPVRSVHLDGDGQQFLGKGAQRQSPGTSAFLPDLSAFEFFTIPAYDKSILAKREEYRQPPSLRVYCLGTP; this is encoded by the exons ATGGCGGATACTTCGGGGCGCGGTGCTGG GAAGCCTTCATCAGGGGGTCCCAGTACTCCTAGTTGTGCTAAGATAAAAGGAAGAAGAATACAAG GTGGAAGAGTGGTTGAGTCCCGGTATTTGCAGTATGAGAAGAAAACCACCAAAAAG GCTCCTGCAACAGATGCGTTAAAGACCAGTGGGAAGATGCCTGAAGGTGGACGGAAACCCAACCCACTCCAGAAAAGCAAAG GGCTTCTCATTGGGCCCACAGATAGCAGCGGAGTCGGCAAAGGCGACCTGCAGTCCACCTTGCTGGAAGGGCACGGCACCGCCCCGCCTGACCTGGATCTCTCGGCCATCAATG ACAAAAGTGTGGTCCGAAAGACTCCACAATTAGAAAAAACAATGTCCAAGAAAGCTGAGTCTTCGTCATTTTCTACCTCTAGGAAAAAGAGCCCC GATCTCTCCGAGGCGATGGAAATGATGGAATCCCAGACGCTCCTCTTGACTCTGCTGACCACGAAG ATGGAGAACGGTCTCGCTGCGTTTGAAGAAAAGGCAGAAAGGAATTTATTAATGATGTGCGAAGAGAAGGAGACGCTGCAGAAAAAGGCCCATGAGCTGAAGTGCAAACTTCTCCTTGGTCAGAAGAAGCGGGAGCTGGCAGAAGTCCTCGACACGCAG aTCGAGATGCTCAGCCCGTACGAGGCTGTGGCTGGCCGCTTTAAGGAGCAGTACAAGACGTTTGCGACAGCCTTGGACACCACGAGACATGAGCTGCCAGTGAGATCGGTCCACCTGGACGGAGACGGGCAGCAGTTCTTAG GCAAAGGGGCACAGAGGCAGTCCCCGGGCACGAGTGCCTTCCTTCCTGACCTTTCTGCCTTTGAGTTCTTCACGATTCCAGCATATGACAAGAGCATTCTAGCAAAAAGAGAAGAATATCGTCAGCCACCCAGCTTACGCGTCTATTGCTTGGGGACACCTTGA
- the HAUS8 gene encoding HAUS augmin-like complex subunit 8 isoform X1, producing MADTSGRGAGKPSSGGPSTPSCAKIKGRRIQGGRVVESRYLQYEKKTTKKAPATDALKTSGKMPEGGRKPNPLQKSKGLLIGPTDSSGVGKGDLQSTLLEGHGTAPPDLDLSAINDKSVVRKTPQLEKTMSKKAESSSFSTSRKKSPDLSEAMEMMESQTLLLTLLTTKMENGLAAFEEKAERNLLMMCEEKETLQKKAHELKCKLLLGQKKRELAEVLDTQIEMLSPYEAVAGRFKEQYKTFATALDTTRHELPVRSVHLDGDGQQFLDELQRELTTTCHLLGELGIGNSEENEKALDLLSELREMTQRKDLELRRSFALVLELSAEASKEAALVNQEVWEEAQGAEAPSRWYFNPEEATCRETRGELQSRLFPGDDQP from the exons ATGGCGGATACTTCGGGGCGCGGTGCTGG GAAGCCTTCATCAGGGGGTCCCAGTACTCCTAGTTGTGCTAAGATAAAAGGAAGAAGAATACAAG GTGGAAGAGTGGTTGAGTCCCGGTATTTGCAGTATGAGAAGAAAACCACCAAAAAG GCTCCTGCAACAGATGCGTTAAAGACCAGTGGGAAGATGCCTGAAGGTGGACGGAAACCCAACCCACTCCAGAAAAGCAAAG GGCTTCTCATTGGGCCCACAGATAGCAGCGGAGTCGGCAAAGGCGACCTGCAGTCCACCTTGCTGGAAGGGCACGGCACCGCCCCGCCTGACCTGGATCTCTCGGCCATCAATG ACAAAAGTGTGGTCCGAAAGACTCCACAATTAGAAAAAACAATGTCCAAGAAAGCTGAGTCTTCGTCATTTTCTACCTCTAGGAAAAAGAGCCCC GATCTCTCCGAGGCGATGGAAATGATGGAATCCCAGACGCTCCTCTTGACTCTGCTGACCACGAAG ATGGAGAACGGTCTCGCTGCGTTTGAAGAAAAGGCAGAAAGGAATTTATTAATGATGTGCGAAGAGAAGGAGACGCTGCAGAAAAAGGCCCATGAGCTGAAGTGCAAACTTCTCCTTGGTCAGAAGAAGCGGGAGCTGGCAGAAGTCCTCGACACGCAG aTCGAGATGCTCAGCCCGTACGAGGCTGTGGCTGGCCGCTTTAAGGAGCAGTACAAGACGTTTGCGACAGCCTTGGACACCACGAGACATGAGCTGCCAGTGAGATCGGTCCACCTGGACGGAGACGGGCAGCAGTTCTTAG ATGAGTTGCAGCGGGAATTGACGACCACCTGCCATCTGCTGGGGGAACTTGGCATTGGCAACTcggaagaaaatgagaaagcatTGGACCTGCTGAGTGAACTCAGGGAAATGACCCAAAGGAAGGATCTGGAGCTCCGAAG GAGCTTTGCCCTGGTTCTGGAACTCTCTGCCGAGGCAAGTAAAGAGGCAGCCTTAGTCAACCAGGAGGTCTGGGAAGAGGCCCAGGGTGCCGAGGCCCCCAGCCGGTGGTATTTCAACCCAGAAGAGGCCACTTGTAGGGAAACTCGGGGAGAACTCCAGAGCCGACTCTTCCCAGGAGACGACCAGCCGTGA
- the HAUS8 gene encoding HAUS augmin-like complex subunit 8 isoform X4, translating into MPEGGRKPNPLQKSKGLLIGPTDSSGVGKGDLQSTLLEGHGTAPPDLDLSAINDKSVVRKTPQLEKTMSKKAESSSFSTSRKKSPDLSEAMEMMESQTLLLTLLTTKMENGLAAFEEKAERNLLMMCEEKETLQKKAHELKCKLLLGQKKRELAEVLDTQIEMLSPYEAVAGRFKEQYKTFATALDTTRHELPVRSVHLDGDGQQFLDELQRELTTTCHLLGELGIGNSEENEKALDLLSELREMTQRKDLELRRSFALVLELSAEASKEAALVNQEVWEEAQGAEAPSRWYFNPEEATCRETRGELQSRLFPGDDQP; encoded by the exons ATGCCTGAAGGTGGACGGAAACCCAACCCACTCCAGAAAAGCAAAG GGCTTCTCATTGGGCCCACAGATAGCAGCGGAGTCGGCAAAGGCGACCTGCAGTCCACCTTGCTGGAAGGGCACGGCACCGCCCCGCCTGACCTGGATCTCTCGGCCATCAATG ACAAAAGTGTGGTCCGAAAGACTCCACAATTAGAAAAAACAATGTCCAAGAAAGCTGAGTCTTCGTCATTTTCTACCTCTAGGAAAAAGAGCCCC GATCTCTCCGAGGCGATGGAAATGATGGAATCCCAGACGCTCCTCTTGACTCTGCTGACCACGAAG ATGGAGAACGGTCTCGCTGCGTTTGAAGAAAAGGCAGAAAGGAATTTATTAATGATGTGCGAAGAGAAGGAGACGCTGCAGAAAAAGGCCCATGAGCTGAAGTGCAAACTTCTCCTTGGTCAGAAGAAGCGGGAGCTGGCAGAAGTCCTCGACACGCAG aTCGAGATGCTCAGCCCGTACGAGGCTGTGGCTGGCCGCTTTAAGGAGCAGTACAAGACGTTTGCGACAGCCTTGGACACCACGAGACATGAGCTGCCAGTGAGATCGGTCCACCTGGACGGAGACGGGCAGCAGTTCTTAG ATGAGTTGCAGCGGGAATTGACGACCACCTGCCATCTGCTGGGGGAACTTGGCATTGGCAACTcggaagaaaatgagaaagcatTGGACCTGCTGAGTGAACTCAGGGAAATGACCCAAAGGAAGGATCTGGAGCTCCGAAG GAGCTTTGCCCTGGTTCTGGAACTCTCTGCCGAGGCAAGTAAAGAGGCAGCCTTAGTCAACCAGGAGGTCTGGGAAGAGGCCCAGGGTGCCGAGGCCCCCAGCCGGTGGTATTTCAACCCAGAAGAGGCCACTTGTAGGGAAACTCGGGGAGAACTCCAGAGCCGACTCTTCCCAGGAGACGACCAGCCGTGA
- the HAUS8 gene encoding HAUS augmin-like complex subunit 8 isoform X2: MADTSGRGAGKPSSGGPSTPSCAKIKGRRIQGGRVVESRYLQYEKKTTKKAPATDALKTSGKMPEGGRKPNPLQKSKDSSGVGKGDLQSTLLEGHGTAPPDLDLSAINDKSVVRKTPQLEKTMSKKAESSSFSTSRKKSPDLSEAMEMMESQTLLLTLLTTKMENGLAAFEEKAERNLLMMCEEKETLQKKAHELKCKLLLGQKKRELAEVLDTQIEMLSPYEAVAGRFKEQYKTFATALDTTRHELPVRSVHLDGDGQQFLDELQRELTTTCHLLGELGIGNSEENEKALDLLSELREMTQRKDLELRRSFALVLELSAEASKEAALVNQEVWEEAQGAEAPSRWYFNPEEATCRETRGELQSRLFPGDDQP, from the exons ATGGCGGATACTTCGGGGCGCGGTGCTGG GAAGCCTTCATCAGGGGGTCCCAGTACTCCTAGTTGTGCTAAGATAAAAGGAAGAAGAATACAAG GTGGAAGAGTGGTTGAGTCCCGGTATTTGCAGTATGAGAAGAAAACCACCAAAAAG GCTCCTGCAACAGATGCGTTAAAGACCAGTGGGAAGATGCCTGAAGGTGGACGGAAACCCAACCCACTCCAGAAAAGCAAAG ATAGCAGCGGAGTCGGCAAAGGCGACCTGCAGTCCACCTTGCTGGAAGGGCACGGCACCGCCCCGCCTGACCTGGATCTCTCGGCCATCAATG ACAAAAGTGTGGTCCGAAAGACTCCACAATTAGAAAAAACAATGTCCAAGAAAGCTGAGTCTTCGTCATTTTCTACCTCTAGGAAAAAGAGCCCC GATCTCTCCGAGGCGATGGAAATGATGGAATCCCAGACGCTCCTCTTGACTCTGCTGACCACGAAG ATGGAGAACGGTCTCGCTGCGTTTGAAGAAAAGGCAGAAAGGAATTTATTAATGATGTGCGAAGAGAAGGAGACGCTGCAGAAAAAGGCCCATGAGCTGAAGTGCAAACTTCTCCTTGGTCAGAAGAAGCGGGAGCTGGCAGAAGTCCTCGACACGCAG aTCGAGATGCTCAGCCCGTACGAGGCTGTGGCTGGCCGCTTTAAGGAGCAGTACAAGACGTTTGCGACAGCCTTGGACACCACGAGACATGAGCTGCCAGTGAGATCGGTCCACCTGGACGGAGACGGGCAGCAGTTCTTAG ATGAGTTGCAGCGGGAATTGACGACCACCTGCCATCTGCTGGGGGAACTTGGCATTGGCAACTcggaagaaaatgagaaagcatTGGACCTGCTGAGTGAACTCAGGGAAATGACCCAAAGGAAGGATCTGGAGCTCCGAAG GAGCTTTGCCCTGGTTCTGGAACTCTCTGCCGAGGCAAGTAAAGAGGCAGCCTTAGTCAACCAGGAGGTCTGGGAAGAGGCCCAGGGTGCCGAGGCCCCCAGCCGGTGGTATTTCAACCCAGAAGAGGCCACTTGTAGGGAAACTCGGGGAGAACTCCAGAGCCGACTCTTCCCAGGAGACGACCAGCCGTGA